The Bacillus sp. Bos-x628 genome segment TTCATCAAAGCAGGTGCTTTTTCATATCACTTATACGTGCCCGCTGAAAACATATCGTTTAATTCCGCTGCACGTTTTGTCGCTGATTTCACACAATCGACAATAGCTTCTTCAAAATGGTACGAAGCGAGTGTGTTCAGCCCAGCTTCTGTTGTTCCGCCTTCGCTTGTGATTTCTTTGCGTAGTTCAGCAGGTTCTTTTCCGCTCTCCTGAAGCATATTGGCAGCGCCTGCAATCATTTGGCAAATGAGTAATTTCGCTGTTGCTTGCTCCATACCAAGCTCAGAAGCTGCTCGTTCCATTCCTTCAATCAAATGATAAATGAAAGCAGGACCGCTTCCTGCTATGGCTGTGACAGCATTTAGCTGTGACTCATCTAATACGGTCACATGACCAATGGTTTCAAACAGTTTGACTGCCTTTTCCTTTTGTTCCTTTGTGACTTCATCGCTTATGGCAATGCCTGTCGCTGATTGCTGAATAGCTGCAGACGTGTTAGGCATGGCACGAACCACCGCCATTTTTTCCCCAGCATAATGTTGAATCGTCTCAATTGAAATACCAGCTAAAATTGAAATGATAAGCTGTCCCTTTAAATATGGTCTTACGTCAGAAATGCCGCTTTCTGCATCCTTCGGCTTCAAAGCAAAAACAAGTATATCTGCTTGTTCATAAATAAAGGAACGGGAGAAATCCGTTTTGACCCCGTAGCGCACCTTTAATTCCTCTAACCGTTTTTCGTTTGTTTTATTTGTCACAATAATGTCCTCATTTGACATGAGTCCGCTTTTTAATAAACCTTTGATCATAGACTCGGCCATTGAACCTGCACCGATAAATCCAATTTTACTCATAAGCTGCTCCTCCTTGTAGAAAATAAAAAAACCTCTCGCCTGCAAAGGACGAAAGGTATTTCGCGGTACCACCCTCAATTAGCATGCAAACATGCATACTCAGCTCTAGTCCCTTAACGCGGGAAACGTTTAGGTTTGCCTAACAGCTCAAAGGGCAGGTTCAGCAAATAAGAGGATGGTGAAGTCTTACAGCCAAGGAACTTCACTCTCTTGCATCATTATTTTGCTTACTAATCCTTGTCATCGCACATCTTATATTTGTTGTTCATTATGCAACGATGGACAAGTTTGTGTCAATAGGAGCTGATAAAAAAATTGACCATTTAAACAACATGACAGTCTGCCTTTTGCAAGATACAATAAATAAAGAGGTGTGAATAGATTTGAGTCACGAGTTAAAAAGCAGGAGATGACGTATAAAAGTGAAAGAAGACATCATTCAGTTATCAATCCCCACACCGTTTGCCGTTGGGGATGTCCATGCATATGTATTAAAAGGAGAGGCTGTGACCCTAGTGGATTGCGGACCTATGACAATAGAGGCGCAGCAAGCCTTTGTTACGCAATTAAAACAACATCATTTGTGCATTGAAGATATAGATCAAGTGGTCTTGACTCATCATCATGCAGATCATGTCGGTCTCTTAGATATGATGAAACCCGAGATACGTGTGCTTGGACATCAGGTGAATGAACCATATATTAGTCGGGATCCTCAGTTTATGCAGCGCCAAATTGACTTTATGGATACGTATTTTCAGCAATTAGGTGTGCCGCTTCATCAAAATGAATGTGAGAGAATTGTGAAGCAGTCCTATACATATTCCTGTACTGCACATCTTGACAGCGTGCTTAAGGAAGGGGATCGTATAAAGGGACATGAGCACTTCCTTGTAGTGGAAACTCCGGGTCATGCACAGTCTCATCTTTCCTTTTTAGATGAAGTGACGGGGAACTTCATTGGTGGTGATTTGCTTTTAACAACCATTTCCTCTAATCCGTTAATGGAAGCACCAGATGAAGGGCAGGAGCGTCAAAAATCGTTGATTCAATATAAAAAATCACTTCATCGATTATTGACTTGGCCAATCAAGACCATCTATCCAGGTCACGGTCAGCTAATTACTTCTCATCATGAATTGATAAAAGAACGTTTTAAGAAACAAGAGAAACGAGCTCATACTATCTATCAGTTGCTCCAACGAAAAGAAATGACAGCTTTTCACCTATGCCGCACGCTGTTTCCTGTTTTATATGAAGAGGCATTATTTTTAACCATGTCTGAAACAGTAGGTCAGCTAGATGTGCTCAAAGCGGCTGGACAAATTGAAGAAATAGAAAAAGATGGGATACTCTATTACCAAGCAAACTAAGGAGTGAAGCGCATGGGACGATTAAAAGGAAAGAGAATATGGATGACGGGTGCTTCTAGCGGAATCGGTGAAAAAATGGCCTATTTGGCATCAGAGCAAGGAGCAGAGGTCATCATTTCTGCAAGAAGAATAGAAAAACTAACAGATGTGAAAGAAAAGATTATCAATGCTGGAGGAGTTTGTCAAATCGTTGAACTTGATGTGAGTCAGCTTGAGCAAATTGATCGCGCGTATGAAGAGGTAGGACCTGTTGATATTTTGGTCAACAATGCCGGCTTTGGCTTATTCGATCTAGTAGAAGATGCATCTATTGAAGAAATGATTTCTATGTTTGAGGTCAATGTATTTGGTCTTATCGCCTGCACGAAAAAAGTGATACCTGATATGAAAAAAAGAGGGCAGGGTCATATTATCAATATTGCGTCTCAAGCAGGAAAAATCGCAACACCTAAATCAGCGATCTACTCAGCATCAAAGCATGCAGTGCTCGGTTTTTCAAACAGTCTTAGAATGGAGCTTGCAGACTTTGGTATCCACGTCACAACGGTGAACCCAGGGCCGATTGCAACAGACTTCTTTACCATTGCTGATCGTAGTGGTGAATATGTGAAGAACGTTGATTTCATCATGCTCAGTGCTGACAAGGTAGCAGGAAAGGTCGTTTCAGCGATGATGACCAAAAGAAGAGAAATTAATTTACCCGGTTGGATGAATGCTAGTAGCAAATTGTATCTGCTTTTCCCATTCTTATTTGAAAAAGCGGTGCGTAAAGCGATGATGAAAAAGTAAAAAATGACAGAAACCGGTCATGAACTGGTTTCTTTTTCTGCTTAATGAGGCTTAATATTGGCAACACCAAAAACATGAAACAGACTGGGCGACGGCTTTTACTGTGATATCTATAAGACGGCCAATGAAGTAGGGGAGTCTGCACGATCTATATGAGTAAATCTCTCCTTTTTCTAAAGCGACAATGTGGGCGTCTGAATCCTCTCTGTATATTTTTGCATGGCAGCTCATTCCTGCTGCATCTCCGCCAATTATCACATACTTCATTTGGTGTGCTCCCTTCTGTCTATCCAACTGAATCCCCTTATTGACCCTCTTTTTCATTCTTTTTTTCATAAAAGGAGCAAACTTTAGCTTAAAATAAAGACAGCGCCTTCATTTTAAGCTACAATCGGATTATCGTTTTTTTGTATATGAGTTTAGTGAAGATTGGTGGGAAAGAACTTGGGTGAAGAACGACTGAATTTTAATACACTATATACACGCCATACGAGAGATGCTTGGGCAGCTCTTGGGGAACATATGCCGGTGTCTGTTTCAGAAGAGGAAGCAAGAGCGCTTCAAGGATTAAACGATTATTTATCGCTTGAAGAAGTTCAGGAGATTTACATACCACTTATTCGTTTTCTTACATTACATGTATTTGCAGAAAAACAAAAAAACCAGCATGTCAATGCTTTTTTGAACTATCCACATGATGCCAAAATCCCCTTTTTAATTGGGATTGCTGGAAGTGTAGCCGTTGGTAAGAGTACGACCGCACGTATTATTGAAACTCTTTTATCAAGACTTGGAGATGGGCTGAAGGTGAGCCTTGTCACAACCGATGGCTTTTTGTATCCTCAAAAAGAGCTAAGAGAGAGAGGTCTTATGGAAAAGAAGGGATTTCCGGAAAGCTATGATGTCAAAGCATTGCTCTCATTTTTAAATGAATTAAAATCGGGTAAACAAATCGTACGTGCACCGGTTTATTCTCATTTAACCTACGACCGACTCGAAGGAGTTTATGAAACAGTGGAGGATGCAGATATTGTCATCATTGAAGGGATCAATGTCCTTCAATCACCAGCGCTAGATGATTTGAAAGATGAACCTCGTGTGTTTGTATCAGATTTCTTTGATTTCTCTATTTATGTGGATGCCGCTGAAATGCAGATTCAATCTTGGTATAAAGAACGTTTTCGTTTGCTTCGAGAAACAGCCTTCCAAGACCCTGAATCATTTTTTCATCAATACAAAGATTTGACCGACGAAGAGGCTGATCAGATGGCAAGTACGATTTGGAATACAGTAAATCGTCCTAATTTATATGAAAATATTTTGCCGACAAAATATAGAGCAGATCTGATTTTAAAAAAAGGTGCTCAGCATAAGGTGGAAGAGATCGCAATACGCCGAGTATAATTAAAATACCGCTCATGTTAGAAAGGGTTTGAGCTTGTCGACAAAATCGACAAGCTTTTTTCTTTCTGTTGAGCTATTCAACCTCTTATATTTTCGTGATTGAAAGCGAAAAAAACCCTTTACAGTCTGAAAATCTCATGTTTTTAATGGTCTGCACGGATGTTAACAGCAACGCTCGCCTCAGATCTTTTCCGCAGCCGGTAGTATCCGATAAGTAAGAATGGAACGCCTGCAATGGTGATGATCGAAAGGACAGAAAAAATTGAAAGGGGGTTCGCTGCCCCGAAAAAGTCAATGCACATGCCGCCAACCCATGGTCCGATGACACTGCCGAGCTGAGAAAACCCCACTGCACCAAAGTACGATCCCTTCACTTCAGGCTTTGCAATATTGTCGATAAAGAGATCCATCATGGCAAATAGCAACACTTCTCCGATGGTAAAGATCACAATGATAAAGGCAAGCGTACCGAGACTTTGTGAGAAAGCAATAGCAAACAAGCTACCTGCAATGAGAACATTTCCGGCGGTCAAAGACAAAATGGTAGAGTAACGCTTGGCGATCAAAAGGAGCGGGTATTGAACCACAATGACAACGACAGCATTTAATGATAAAAGATATCCAAACAGCTTAGGACCGTCCTCAATAAAAGGAGAAGCCGATAAATATTGAGGCAACGTCGAGCTTAGTTGTGAATAGCCGAACGAACATAAAATAATACCGATCAGGATAATGGTAAAGACTGTGTCCTTCTGGATAATGGAAAGGGCTTTTTTGATACTAATTTGTTTGATGCTTGCTGGAGTGGCAACCGGATGTTTCTTGAATTGCCATGCAAGAGTTAATCCGTACAGAAAGTAAATGAAAGCAGCAGCAAGAAACGGAATGGTGGTTTTTGATGACCCAAGATATAAGCCAAGAAGTGGACCAAAGATAACGCCAATGTTAATTGCTGTGTACCTTAAATTGAATACAAACAACCGAATGCTCGGTGGTGTGACATCTGATAAGAGTGCTTTAGAAGTTGGTTCAAAAAGTGCCCGGCAAAGTCCGTTTAGTGCGTTCATGACAAAGAATACCCAGATGGCATCTGCAAACGCAAAACCGACAAAGACAAGTGTCCAGCCGAAGATGGACATGAGCATGACTTTTTTTCTGCCAATTCGGTCGGAAATGTAGCCGCCGTAAAAGCTCGCAACGATTCCAATGAGCGAGCTGACAGCGATGATGAATCCCGCAGAAGAGGCTGTTGCCCCTTTGACTTGTGTCAAATAAACGGCTAAAAATGGGATGCTCATGGATGTCGCCATTCGGCCGAATATGGTGCCGATAATGATCGTCCAGCTTAGTGGATGTAAAGTACGTAAGTTATTTTTCATCCTGTTTCTCCCCTGAGTTTGTAAGATGTTCCAATCATACATGAAAAATTGTGTAAATTAAATACACAATTTAATGTAGGAAACAAAGTCATGTGGCAAGAAATTCATAGAGAACTTCCTGAATATGATTGTACATCCTCTTTTGGTACATCCTTTTGCCGATTTTTTAAGGTCGCGCTGAGCATTGATTTTTCAGAAGAGCTGAACAGGTGGTTTTCCACACATTGCCGTAAGCCCTGATCGAGCATTTTTTCAAGCAATCTTTCATCCATTTTGATTTTCCTTGTATTTTACAAATCAAGACAGTCTGCTCTTGATTCAATCGCTACAATTTGCTGCAAGGAAAGCTCCAGAACATCTTCATCATTCACCATTTTCACGCGCTTGGTTTCATAATGAATGGCTTTGACCCATCCCCAAAACTGCGCTTTAATGCCTGAAGATACATATGTAATGGAAATCGCTTGATCCTCGGTAATCGACTGCATCATAAGAAAATTCATGTCCTCGAGCTGATCAGCACTTAGCGGAAGGGGGACGTATTCTTTTTTCTTTCGTTTTTGAGCAAGTAGCTGTTCTCGATGCTCTGGCAGCATCATTCGGCTTGATTCCCACATGATGTTGTATCCTGGTGTTAGTTTATTGGGATTCATGGTTATTCACCTCCGCTATTTATAATGACCGCCAATTTTCTCAGCACGGTGATAAGCTTGCCCAGCGGTTGTCAGTGACGAAGCGTGCAGTAATGAAGCAGGTCCGTATTTGAAATGAATCTCATCAAATACTTTGCTTAGTTTGTCTTTTTTTAGATGATGATCAAATAAAGTCAGCTGATATTCATTGTCAGGCTTGAGTTGAGAGAGGGTGATGCCGACACGACGAATGGGCTGGCCATCCCAGTGCTGCTGACACAATTGAATGGCTGCCTCTGCAATATCTACCCCGTACTGGGTGGGAGAGTGGAGTTTGATTTGTCTGTGAAATCCTGTAGGATGCGAAAAATCAGCTCCTCTTACACCGACAGAGACCGTCTGTCCAAGATAGTGCTTAAAACGTGCACGTCTTGCCACCTCTTCACTCAATTCAAGGAGTGCCACTTTGATCTCCTCAAAGGATGAATAATCATGCGGCAAGGTCATGTGATGTCCAATCGCTTTTTGCTGATCATGTGTATGAACGGTTACAGGAGAAGGATCGTGGCCTAAAGCTGTCCGCTGCAAAAGTTCTCCATTAATGCCCCAGCGTTTTTTTAACCGGTCTAATGGATAAGTGGCCAGCGTACCGATTGTGCTGATGCCCATTCGTTTTAGATGATGTTCCATTCGTTTGCCAACTCCAAATAATTTTCCGATCGGAAGCGGCCATAAATCAGCAGCGATTCGATCTGAACTGAGCTCATAAATACCTGATGTATTCTTTTTAGCAAAATGGTCACAAGCCATTTTAGCGAGTACTTTATTAGGACCGATGCCAACACGTGCATAAATGCCGGTCTGATTCATAATGGTCGTCTGTATGTTTTGAGCGATATCGCGGGGAGAGCCCAATAATGTGAGACTGCCAGTAATATCAAGAAACTGCTCATCAATTGAATAGGGCTCAACAAGATCTGTGTATTGCTCAAGCAGTTCTGTAATCATGACAGATACATCAAGATAACGCTGCATACGGGGACGAACCACAACTGCTTCGGGACATTTCTCCTGTGCTTCCCATAATCTTGATGCATTTTGTACGCCTCGTTTCTTGGCGAGAGGGCATGCTGCAAGCACAACCCCACTTCGCCGCTTTGGATCTCCTGAGACAATGAGTGGCACATGCTCCAAGTGAGGAGCTTCTATCTTCTCTACTGATGCATAAAATGACTGCATATCGACAAGTAGAATTGCTCTTTCATTCATTGCTTTCCACCTCTAAGAACGTATGTTCGTTTTTTATTGTAACCAATAGAAGGTGAAATAGATACTGGTAAATCATTCATATCTTTGAGTGCTTGATGGTGAAATGGAAAATGAAGGAGTGATACCATAAATGGTGGGTGGAAAGTTGTCGATTCATATAGGAGCAAACGATTTATTTATTTGGAGATAATCCGTATTGTCCGATAGTAATAGAAAAAGAGGTCAACAAAAAGTATAAATCAGGTGTTTGGAGACCCTCTTATTTGATATTGCGTGTCAGTTTGTTGTTTTATTTAAAATAGCAAAGGAATGATATATAAATACTGCTATATATTTATGCTATATCATCTTTTTTTCATACAGAGAACCATCATTACCGATTTTTTTGTTAATGAAAAAGGAAAGATCGTGAATTATACGATGCTTTTTAAGAATGTATTAATCATATTCACACTCATGATTTTAGTAAAGTATGACAAACTTTCGCTTATCACGTTTGGTGTAGCGAATTTATTCTATTTAATGCTCGAAACCATTGTGCTCACGATTGTGAAAACGACGAAATTTTCTAATGGAAAAATAAAGTAAATATGACAGAAGCTGAATCATAAGCGATTTCGTTTATAATTCAGCTTTTTTCTGTACTTTTGATAAAAGACGAAGTGTCTCACACTTCGTCTACGCAAATTAAATGTAATCTCAGGTATGTGCCATGGTGTGGAAGGTTTGAAGCGGTTCAGAGCGCAAACGGTAAGCTGTGAGTTTTTTCTTTGGCTTATGGGTATACTGCCGAACCACATCCACATGGTCATCGTAATGAAACAAATAAAGGGTCACATCCTGCTTGCCAAGCTTCGTTTGCATCATAAGCGGCGTCGGCCCGTCATTCGGTTGCAGAAAACGCTTTTCATCTCCAGGATAAATATAGTAGCGTTCAATAAAGATCGCTTCATTAAAATGTTGAATAATTTCAGATTTTTGTTGATCGCCTATCGGGCGACCTTGAAAAGTTATGTTTGTTTGATCACCTGTTACTTTTGCATGCACCGCAAAACGACTGAGCAGGCGTTCAACAACACCAGAAGGCAGCGAGGTGACAAGCAGCTTCAAAAGACTAAACACAACAAGCGAACTAACGACCCAAACCAATATCATCATCTCCAATAAACACATTTCTAACCCTTTCCATACGAACCATCTTACCATACGAAAGAGTGAAACTTTTGCACAAAAAGTGAACTTTTTGAAATAAGTGTGAAGATTTGAAAGGAGATGGCGGCTGACTGAAAGAACAGAAATCCCTCAAACTTTAAACTTAGGGGGCTTTCAGTCTGTCTTTACAAATAATTGATCGGACAGGTAGACAATTAAAACAATCGCTTTTTTGTGAAAAAAAAGAGAGCGGTAAAGCCAAAAATGAAAAGGAGCGAAGTCATCATGATACGTTAAGTGAAGCCATCAGATTTTTACGATGTCACATCTGTCATTCAAAGCTGGTGGAGAGGCAGAGATTTGCGTGAAAAACTGCCAAAGCTATTTTTTGAACATTTTCAGCAAACAAGTTTTGTCGTCGTTGAAAAAGGAACTGATCGGCTTTTTAGTCGGTTTTCTATCACAATCTCATTCAGATGAAGATTTACTTTGTTGGAGTACATCCAGACCACCGCAAACTAAAGATCCACAAAATCCTCTATCAAGTGTTTTATGAAGCTACTAAAAAGGAAGAACAACGATAAAGGCTGTAACAGCGCCGAGCAATAAAGTCTGATCGAGAATGGGCATAGTTCATGAGAATGTTTAATTGATAATTGATATGTTACAATATAATAATCAACGAAAAAAGGATGTTCGTCATGTATATTCAAATAACAGAGTCGGCAGCATCATTTATAGAAAAACGACAAGCAGAACATGAAACAAACGAACTGCTTCTTCGCTATGATTCAGATGGATGTGGCTGTGCGGTAAGCGGTGTACCAATGATTTGGTTCACAAGTGAAAGAACAGGTGAGTGGGAAGAGCTCAAGCATAATCAATCATTTAAGCTGTATATACACATAGCACAAAAGGTATTTTTTGATGAGGAAATGACGATTGATTTTAATGAAAAAGCCAATACACTCATGTTGAAAAGTCCTCAACAAATACTCAGCCCGAGAATGGGTATACTTGTAAAGTAAGGTGGAAATGTAGTGGATCAAAAGCTAAAAGTGATACAAAATACGGCACAGAATAAAACGTGGGTGTCGTTTTTAAATAACAATCATCCCTATAGCCTTTTGCACTGGTCAATAGGTGGAATGGATTCAGTCAAAAAGGATGTTTGGCTCCTTCAAGATGAAGTCACATTTGAAACGGAAGAATTTCCAACGCTCGAATTAGCAGTAAATTGGATTAAAGAGAATATGGAACAAGTGACAGATGTTTTATAAAAGCCCTTTATTGAAAAGGGTTTTTTTCGTACGTTTATGATCTCATCAAACAAGAAGACTGTCTAATTTGAAAAATGATCTTATTAAACGACAAAAAACTGTTTTCATATGACATTTTGACAAAATGAAAAGATAGTAATGAAACGAATAGAGCTGTAAATGCCGAAAAATAGGCAATGGAAACGTTTATTGCGGGATACCGAAAACTTTGCAAAAAATGACTTTTCATATTTTTCCATTCGAGGAAATATGATAGAATACAACATGTATCGTATATGAGGAGGGAGGTGCTAAATGAATTGAAGCTCAAGCTGTCATCGCCTCAGGTTGGAATTAAAATTAACGAATGGTATAGGCAGATTTGTGGATTTCATGTCATGAAAGCAGAGAGGTTGAAGGCCGAAATCGAGCAGGAAATTCTTGAGATGGAACAGGATCAAAACCTGTTACTGTTTTACCAGCTAATGGATTTTCGCCATAAGGTCATGCTTGAATATTTTGAACCGGCAAAAAAAGCCTCGAATGATGAAGAAATTAAGAAGCTTCTAGAAATGATACAAAATTCGCAAACGAAATTAACGGATATGCTTGAATACTATGTTCATTTTTTCAGAGGAATGTTTGAATTTGAACAAAGAAATTATTTGAGTGCCATTGCTTATTACCGTTCAGCAGAAAAAAAGCTCAATCTGATATCAGATGATATAGAGAGAGCGGAATTTTATTTTAAATTAGCAGAAATATACTACCACATGAAACAAACCCACTTTTCGATGCACTATGCTTTGCAAGCGTTAGATACGTATTCGGCCTACAGAACGTACACGCTGAGAATCATCCATTGTGAATTTGTCATTGGTGCAAACTATGATGATTTGAAATGTTATGATCATGCATTGCCCTACTTTAAAAATGCTCTTAAGCGAGCACGCTCAATTGGAAATCCCCGAGTAATAGGTTCGGCCCTTTTCAACTTAGGTAACTGCTATTACCAAATGAATGACCTTGTTACGGCAAGTCGTTATCTGAGGGACTCTCTTGAAGTGTTTGAAAAGGAGAATTTAACCCACCTGAATCGCTCTTTAGACCCATTATTTATGCTGACACAAATCCTGTTTAAACAAAAACAAAAAGAAGAGTCGTTAACCCTCTATCAAAAAGGTATGATGAAAGCCTGTGAATTAGAAGATGAAATATACGTCTGTAAATTCCAGTTTTTAAAAGCATTATACGTTGATACAGAAATAAAGATCATAGACGATACATTAGACCTGTTGGAGGACAAGCGTTTATACCCTGATATTGAAGAATTGGCCCTTGATGCTGCTCATTATTATAATGAGCTCGGACTGTTCGAAGCATCTACTCGTTTTTACGAAAGGAAAATTCAAGCAATCTCAAAAATTCAAAATGGAGGTCATTTATATGAAAATGAGTTTGATAGTTCTTTTATTGGCAGCAACTGCAGGATTGTCGGTCATGAGTCAGCAGCAATCTGAAGAGAGTCACATGGAGCTGGCGGGCAGACATCATACAACAGTAGTGACTATCGTATAAGTTAGTCAAGTGAAAGAGGGGACGAACAAAGGTTCAAACTCCTCTTTCATTTTTATTGAATACAAACTTCTTAAGAAATGTCTGAACCTCTTGCTCATAAGCTTCCTTATTTTCGCTATAAGACATCGCATGCGCACCGTGTGGCGCAATAAATAACTGTTTATCGCCTTTTTTACGTGCATATAGCTTTTGGCTCTGTTCACAGGGGATATAGTCGTCATGGCGGCTATGAATGAATAGAACAGGTTCTTTCACTTGATCAATGACATCAAGCGGGGCTACTTGCCGAATGCGGTACCCGTCTCGCCATTTTAACACGTAATCACTTAGCGGGAGAATCCAATTGCCTGATAGGCGAAAGTCCATCTTTAACCTATAAATCAACTGCTCTTCAAGAGAAGCAAAAGGACAGTCAGCAATGTAAAAATTTGCGTTTGCTTCGGGCTTTGCAGCGTATAACAAGGTAGTGACTGCGCCCATTGATTCACCATGTATGCCAATCGTGGCATCAGATCCAAGCCTTTTTCTCAGCCACTCAATGACCTGCGCCAAATCTTCTTTTTCATAATACCCATAACTTGTGGTTTTTCCTCCACTCATTCCATGCCTTCTGTGATCATAAAGCAGCACATTCCAGCCGAGTTTTTGAAATAATGTCATATATTTGACTGAATTGATTAGGCTGACTGTGACGCCGTGACAAAGCACGATTGTACGTTTTGTATGTGGAAACGGGACAAAGTAGCCATGAAGATCATAACCAAAGGATGAGGGGATACAAACTTTTTCTTTTTTTAGCTGATTAAACTCATGGTGTTGATAATGTCCTTCATCTGTCTCTCGCTTGACTAACTCTTCATCCGTTAATTTACGAATATACATCAATTTATTGGTGAAGAAAATGCCTATTGCGACAAAAGGGAATGGTAATAAGGCGAGTGCTACAATCCATTTCTTCTTCAAGCTAATTCTTCCTTTCTATCGATTTTCCTATAAAGATCATACCACATATTGGGAAGGTGTCGTGCTCTTGATCAGCGAATGAAACGGATGATACACTAGGGCAAAAAGAGAGAGACAGACATGAAAAAGACAAACCAAGATCAAGCAAAACGAAAGGACGGCATAAATGAAGATCTAAAACATAAACTCCTTCAAATGAAATAAGAGCTTGCAAGAGAAACAGAAAAAAGAGAAGCAAAAAAGAGTCAAGATATGCTTCGTCAGCAGAGAGAAAAAATAAAAGCTTTTCGCAGCTATTAGACGAAAGCAATGTAGATTGGAAAAAAAGACCACATGAGTGATCTCTTTTTACATTGTTTTCAAGCGGTGAGTTTCATATATAGTCTGCTTTGTGTAGTATTTTAATGCTTTTAATTCTTGCTCACTTAAAGAACGTGCATTTGCCGCAGCAACATTTTCTTTTAGCTGCTTAAGAGAACTAGCACCGAATACAACGGAGCTCACAGCAGAATGCTTTAAGAGATATTGGATCGAAAGCTCAGTCAGTGTTAGGTCATAAGCGACGCATTTTAAAGAAGGGATGAGCTGCTCGAGTTCTTCAAATGAGTACGCAAGATAGCCATTTTTTTGAATGGATGCACTGGCGTGAGCAAGTGGTTTTTCAGTTAAAAGCCCTTTCGCAAGAGGACCTCTCGCGACAACACTAATGCTTTGTTCTTCAAGGAGAGAGAGCCATTCTTCTGGACGTCGGTCTAGTAAGCTAAATTGCATCATGACACTGACAATGTTCGATTTTTTAGCATATTCTTTAATGACGTTTGGACGAATGGATGATATGCCGTAATACCGAATCACCCCTTCTTCCACTAATTCTTCAAAAGCTTCGATTGTTTCGTCAATTGGGTCTTGGATGGTACCGCCATGCAATTGATATAAATCAATATAATCTGTCTGAAGTCGCTTGAGGCTCTGTTTTACGGCCTCTTTTATGTACGCTTTTGAAGGATCCCAATCCCAACCCGGCTTTCCTTTTACAAAGCGGTTTCCAACTTTTGTCGACAAAATAAGATCTTG includes the following:
- the proC gene encoding pyrroline-5-carboxylate reductase, with the translated sequence MSKIGFIGAGSMAESMIKGLLKSGLMSNEDIIVTNKTNEKRLEELKVRYGVKTDFSRSFIYEQADILVFALKPKDAESGISDVRPYLKGQLIISILAGISIETIQHYAGEKMAVVRAMPNTSAAIQQSATGIAISDEVTKEQKEKAVKLFETIGHVTVLDESQLNAVTAIAGSGPAFIYHLIEGMERAASELGMEQATAKLLICQMIAGAANMLQESGKEPAELRKEITSEGGTTEAGLNTLASYHFEEAIVDCVKSATKRAAELNDMFSAGTYK
- a CDS encoding MBL fold metallo-hydrolase; the protein is MKEDIIQLSIPTPFAVGDVHAYVLKGEAVTLVDCGPMTIEAQQAFVTQLKQHHLCIEDIDQVVLTHHHADHVGLLDMMKPEIRVLGHQVNEPYISRDPQFMQRQIDFMDTYFQQLGVPLHQNECERIVKQSYTYSCTAHLDSVLKEGDRIKGHEHFLVVETPGHAQSHLSFLDEVTGNFIGGDLLLTTISSNPLMEAPDEGQERQKSLIQYKKSLHRLLTWPIKTIYPGHGQLITSHHELIKERFKKQEKRAHTIYQLLQRKEMTAFHLCRTLFPVLYEEALFLTMSETVGQLDVLKAAGQIEEIEKDGILYYQAN
- a CDS encoding SDR family oxidoreductase gives rise to the protein MGRLKGKRIWMTGASSGIGEKMAYLASEQGAEVIISARRIEKLTDVKEKIINAGGVCQIVELDVSQLEQIDRAYEEVGPVDILVNNAGFGLFDLVEDASIEEMISMFEVNVFGLIACTKKVIPDMKKRGQGHIINIASQAGKIATPKSAIYSASKHAVLGFSNSLRMELADFGIHVTTVNPGPIATDFFTIADRSGEYVKNVDFIMLSADKVAGKVVSAMMTKRREINLPGWMNASSKLYLLFPFLFEKAVRKAMMKK
- the coaA gene encoding type I pantothenate kinase codes for the protein MGEERLNFNTLYTRHTRDAWAALGEHMPVSVSEEEARALQGLNDYLSLEEVQEIYIPLIRFLTLHVFAEKQKNQHVNAFLNYPHDAKIPFLIGIAGSVAVGKSTTARIIETLLSRLGDGLKVSLVTTDGFLYPQKELRERGLMEKKGFPESYDVKALLSFLNELKSGKQIVRAPVYSHLTYDRLEGVYETVEDADIVIIEGINVLQSPALDDLKDEPRVFVSDFFDFSIYVDAAEMQIQSWYKERFRLLRETAFQDPESFFHQYKDLTDEEADQMASTIWNTVNRPNLYENILPTKYRADLILKKGAQHKVEEIAIRRV
- a CDS encoding MFS transporter, coding for MKNNLRTLHPLSWTIIIGTIFGRMATSMSIPFLAVYLTQVKGATASSAGFIIAVSSLIGIVASFYGGYISDRIGRKKVMLMSIFGWTLVFVGFAFADAIWVFFVMNALNGLCRALFEPTSKALLSDVTPPSIRLFVFNLRYTAINIGVIFGPLLGLYLGSSKTTIPFLAAAFIYFLYGLTLAWQFKKHPVATPASIKQISIKKALSIIQKDTVFTIILIGIILCSFGYSQLSSTLPQYLSASPFIEDGPKLFGYLLSLNAVVVIVVQYPLLLIAKRYSTILSLTAGNVLIAGSLFAIAFSQSLGTLAFIIVIFTIGEVLLFAMMDLFIDNIAKPEVKGSYFGAVGFSQLGSVIGPWVGGMCIDFFGAANPLSIFSVLSIITIAGVPFLLIGYYRLRKRSEASVAVNIRADH
- a CDS encoding YolD-like family protein, whose translation is MNPNKLTPGYNIMWESSRMMLPEHREQLLAQKRKKKEYVPLPLSADQLEDMNFLMMQSITEDQAISITYVSSGIKAQFWGWVKAIHYETKRVKMVNDEDVLELSLQQIVAIESRADCLDL